In the genome of Raphanus sativus cultivar WK10039 chromosome 4, ASM80110v3, whole genome shotgun sequence, one region contains:
- the LOC108855704 gene encoding uncharacterized protein LOC108855704 isoform X2, with the protein MSDGYYNSKKTDDICDDVCGQGSKAGATISRLKCVLRGFDVRTLLCLFILIPFAIFAIYLHGQKLTYFFRPLWESPPKPFHTIPHYHTENATISSLCRLHGWRVRDSPRRVYDAVLFSNEKDLLTVRWKELYPYVTQFVLLESNSTFTGLPKPFVFKNNKDEFSFVEPRLTYGNIGGRFRKGENPFVEEAFQRMALDQLLRIAGIEEDDLLIMSDVDEIPSAHTINLLRWCDDIPPVLHLQLKNYLYSFEYYVDSKSWRASVHRYSPGKTRYAHFRQGDVLLSDSGWHCSFCFRYVSDFVFKMKAYSHSDRVRFSHYLNPVRIQDVICKGTDLFDMLPEEYTFREMIGKMGPVPRSYSAVHLPSYLLDNAEKYKYLLPGNCVRERQTG; encoded by the exons ATGTCCGATGGTTATTACAATTCGAAGAAGACCGATGATATCTGCGACGATGTTTGTGGACAG GGATCAAAAGCAGGAGCAACAATCTCACGCCTCAAATGCGTCCTCCGAGGCTTCGACGTCAGAACACTCCTCTGCCTCTTCATCCTCATCCCCTTCGCCATCTTCGCCATCTACCTCCACGGCCAGAAGCTCACCTACTTCTTCAGACCCCTCTGGGAATCCCCACCAAAACCTTTCCACACCATCCCCCACTACCACACCGAGAACGCCACCATCTCCTCTCTCTGCCGCCTCCACGGCTGGCGAGTCAGAGACTCCCCGCGCCGCGTCTACGACGCCGTCCTCTTCAGCAACGAGAAAGACCTCTTGACCGTCCGCTGGAAAGAGCTCTACCCTTACGTGACTCAGTTCGTCCTCCTCGAGTCCAACTCCACCTTCACCGGTTTGCCTAAACCGTTCGTGTTCAAAAACAACAAGGACGAGTTCTCCTTCGTGGAGCCGAGGCTGACGTACGGGAACATAGGAGGACGGTTTAGAAAAGGAGAGAATCCATTCGTCGAAGAGGCCTTTCAGCGTATGGCCTTGGACCAGCTTCTTAGAATCGCCGGCATTGAGGAGGACGATCTTTTGATCATGTCTGATGTCGATGAGATCCCAAGCGCTCACACCATCAACCTCCTGAGATGGTGTGATGACATCCCTCCTGTCCTCCACCTGCAGCTCAAGAACTACCTCTACTCTTTCGAGTACTACGTCGACAGCAAGAGCTGGAGAGCTTCCGTGCACCGTTACAGTCCCGGGAAGACTCGGTACGCGCATTTTCGACAGGGGGATGTGTTGCTGTCTGACTCGGGGTGGCACTGCAGCTTCTGTTTCCGTTACGTTAGCGATTTCGTGTTCAAGATGAAGGCTTACAGTCACTCCGACCGGGTCAGGTTCTCTCATTACCTGAATCCTGTTAGGATTCAGGATGTTATATGCAAAGGGACGGACTTGTTTGATATGTTGCCTGAGGAGTACACTTTCAGGGAGATGATTGGGAAAATGGGACCTGTGCCTCGCTCTTATTCGGCTGTTCATCTGCCTTCTTACCTGCTGGATAACGCTGAGAAGTACAAGTACTTGTTACCTGGTAACTGCGTAAGAGAAAGACAGACAGGGTGA
- the LOC108855704 gene encoding uncharacterized protein LOC108855704 isoform X1 yields MSDGYYNSKKTDDICDDVCGQQGSKAGATISRLKCVLRGFDVRTLLCLFILIPFAIFAIYLHGQKLTYFFRPLWESPPKPFHTIPHYHTENATISSLCRLHGWRVRDSPRRVYDAVLFSNEKDLLTVRWKELYPYVTQFVLLESNSTFTGLPKPFVFKNNKDEFSFVEPRLTYGNIGGRFRKGENPFVEEAFQRMALDQLLRIAGIEEDDLLIMSDVDEIPSAHTINLLRWCDDIPPVLHLQLKNYLYSFEYYVDSKSWRASVHRYSPGKTRYAHFRQGDVLLSDSGWHCSFCFRYVSDFVFKMKAYSHSDRVRFSHYLNPVRIQDVICKGTDLFDMLPEEYTFREMIGKMGPVPRSYSAVHLPSYLLDNAEKYKYLLPGNCVRERQTG; encoded by the exons ATGTCCGATGGTTATTACAATTCGAAGAAGACCGATGATATCTGCGACGATGTTTGTGGACAG CAGGGATCAAAAGCAGGAGCAACAATCTCACGCCTCAAATGCGTCCTCCGAGGCTTCGACGTCAGAACACTCCTCTGCCTCTTCATCCTCATCCCCTTCGCCATCTTCGCCATCTACCTCCACGGCCAGAAGCTCACCTACTTCTTCAGACCCCTCTGGGAATCCCCACCAAAACCTTTCCACACCATCCCCCACTACCACACCGAGAACGCCACCATCTCCTCTCTCTGCCGCCTCCACGGCTGGCGAGTCAGAGACTCCCCGCGCCGCGTCTACGACGCCGTCCTCTTCAGCAACGAGAAAGACCTCTTGACCGTCCGCTGGAAAGAGCTCTACCCTTACGTGACTCAGTTCGTCCTCCTCGAGTCCAACTCCACCTTCACCGGTTTGCCTAAACCGTTCGTGTTCAAAAACAACAAGGACGAGTTCTCCTTCGTGGAGCCGAGGCTGACGTACGGGAACATAGGAGGACGGTTTAGAAAAGGAGAGAATCCATTCGTCGAAGAGGCCTTTCAGCGTATGGCCTTGGACCAGCTTCTTAGAATCGCCGGCATTGAGGAGGACGATCTTTTGATCATGTCTGATGTCGATGAGATCCCAAGCGCTCACACCATCAACCTCCTGAGATGGTGTGATGACATCCCTCCTGTCCTCCACCTGCAGCTCAAGAACTACCTCTACTCTTTCGAGTACTACGTCGACAGCAAGAGCTGGAGAGCTTCCGTGCACCGTTACAGTCCCGGGAAGACTCGGTACGCGCATTTTCGACAGGGGGATGTGTTGCTGTCTGACTCGGGGTGGCACTGCAGCTTCTGTTTCCGTTACGTTAGCGATTTCGTGTTCAAGATGAAGGCTTACAGTCACTCCGACCGGGTCAGGTTCTCTCATTACCTGAATCCTGTTAGGATTCAGGATGTTATATGCAAAGGGACGGACTTGTTTGATATGTTGCCTGAGGAGTACACTTTCAGGGAGATGATTGGGAAAATGGGACCTGTGCCTCGCTCTTATTCGGCTGTTCATCTGCCTTCTTACCTGCTGGATAACGCTGAGAAGTACAAGTACTTGTTACCTGGTAACTGCGTAAGAGAAAGACAGACAGGGTGA